A single Ignavibacteriales bacterium DNA region contains:
- a CDS encoding TonB-dependent receptor, with protein MFAQKGKISGKVTDARTGEELIGVNILVVGTNIGAASDVSGRYSIINVTPGIVELSASLLGYGKVTVSDVEVFVDRTTTVNIKLSEETIQIEQVVVKAEKPKIIKDQTSTSSSLSEAQIKTAPVEGLRGQLDLNAGFQKTATGNYTVRGSGSYEVNFQVNGVEQVNTSTGGPAGTPGTEKADNSWKYDVNPLGVSQMQLITGGFSAEYGNAQAGVVKVVLKEGTPKLSGEFRVEYRPAGQYHFGEYLYDQNNYEWTKWGNFDNWWAKRNEESFIREIGILDKVGSNDRYNWLYDRLKSGGATASDSAAWNEVLDREIRWAHGLWVKNHSPADDNPLGVYDYRQQAYTRYLIGFGGPLGKEMNSLKFYFSGEYRKNPTRLPTPERNLVYQNYILNLTYTPIRDHKFKLMTSYQNYTGGIWSGSDDIRWAGIAFVPSGSSTKYLVTVDPVRTEQTVSQSFNYVYTISNSSFLEATLTNQNDSYTLPYKYLVGNTQEVDRLDSLGDTRGAVLRDGSWYESALFRRPFNLSTNYYQDSRNNILNFSFDYTNQISQAHLLKTGIRFAYYDLFNHAVNSSFTANTYLIRSGYAEYYQAYPINAAFYIQDKMEFEGMVANLGLRGDIYNFQEEVPADRFNIFYQGKGGPGKPDQPYGNPETVPSETKFILMPRIGVSFPIGENTAFRIQYGHFASMPIFTQALSQRTDQGWLVRGNPNLDFKKSINFEFGLQQILDDAQRLDAVLYYNDRVSQIGTQRYASFTGSLGPQGGVRGYTTDDIPLYPYTTYDNNAFGASVGVEFSIEKINVENWRYKVSYSLSQTTDGNYGSEFIYPDNTRAEQRNFTGEFLSSSDRTHSLRAIVQYVLRNEEGLRMFGFKPFQNSTFSLTYSAQSGLPFTYITTFDLSDIRNNRRYPLESVFDFSFNKDIYFGGTRILLGMRVMNLFNNRWLTPLSGTDLNFWVEKGITMDNPADKSEIELTSYRIAAFKTYKNIPRQVFFSLGIGF; from the coding sequence TTGTTTGCCCAAAAGGGTAAAATTTCCGGTAAAGTGACGGATGCCCGGACAGGTGAAGAATTAATCGGGGTAAACATTCTTGTTGTCGGAACCAATATCGGGGCTGCTTCTGATGTCAGCGGCCGGTATTCGATAATAAACGTAACTCCCGGAATCGTGGAATTAAGTGCGAGTCTCCTCGGCTACGGAAAAGTTACCGTGAGCGATGTGGAAGTGTTTGTTGACAGAACAACAACCGTCAATATTAAGCTTTCTGAGGAAACCATCCAGATTGAGCAGGTGGTAGTAAAGGCGGAAAAGCCAAAAATTATAAAAGACCAGACCTCCACCAGCTCTTCCCTGAGCGAGGCGCAGATTAAAACGGCACCTGTTGAAGGACTGAGAGGACAGCTCGACCTTAACGCTGGTTTCCAGAAGACTGCTACAGGAAACTATACCGTCCGCGGTTCAGGCTCGTATGAAGTGAATTTTCAGGTGAACGGCGTAGAGCAGGTAAATACCTCAACCGGAGGACCGGCAGGAACCCCAGGTACTGAAAAAGCTGACAACTCCTGGAAGTATGACGTTAACCCGCTGGGTGTTTCGCAGATGCAGCTTATAACCGGAGGATTTTCAGCTGAATACGGCAATGCACAGGCAGGTGTGGTAAAAGTTGTGTTAAAAGAGGGTACACCAAAACTGAGCGGTGAGTTCAGAGTGGAATACCGTCCCGCCGGGCAGTATCACTTCGGTGAATATCTGTACGATCAGAATAATTACGAATGGACAAAATGGGGCAATTTTGATAACTGGTGGGCAAAACGAAATGAAGAAAGCTTTATCCGTGAAATCGGCATACTTGACAAAGTGGGAAGCAATGACCGTTATAACTGGCTTTATGACCGGCTTAAATCAGGAGGGGCAACTGCATCTGACTCAGCCGCATGGAATGAAGTACTTGACAGGGAAATCCGCTGGGCACACGGCCTCTGGGTAAAAAACCATTCACCCGCCGATGATAATCCGCTCGGTGTTTACGATTACCGTCAGCAGGCATACACCCGTTATCTCATCGGATTCGGCGGACCGCTGGGCAAGGAAATGAACTCTCTCAAATTTTACTTCTCCGGTGAATACCGGAAAAATCCGACAAGGCTTCCCACACCGGAACGGAATCTTGTCTACCAGAACTATATATTAAATCTGACTTATACACCCATCCGCGATCATAAGTTCAAACTGATGACCTCTTATCAGAACTATACCGGCGGCATCTGGTCAGGTTCTGATGATATCCGCTGGGCGGGTATTGCGTTTGTCCCCTCCGGCTCATCAACAAAATATCTGGTAACGGTTGACCCCGTCAGAACCGAGCAGACCGTTTCGCAGAGTTTTAACTATGTATATACCATTTCTAATTCATCATTCTTAGAAGCAACACTTACCAATCAGAATGACTCCTACACACTGCCATATAAATATCTGGTTGGCAATACTCAGGAAGTTGACAGATTGGACAGTCTTGGTGATACCCGCGGTGCAGTACTCCGTGACGGCTCCTGGTATGAGTCGGCACTCTTCCGCCGTCCGTTTAATCTGAGTACGAATTATTATCAGGACTCCCGCAATAACATTCTGAATTTTTCATTCGATTATACCAATCAGATCAGCCAGGCACATCTGCTTAAGACAGGGATACGATTTGCGTATTATGATCTTTTTAATCACGCAGTCAACTCGAGTTTTACCGCCAACACGTATCTTATCCGCAGCGGTTACGCGGAATATTACCAGGCTTATCCGATCAATGCAGCGTTTTATATACAGGATAAGATGGAGTTTGAGGGAATGGTTGCCAATCTGGGACTGCGGGGAGATATATACAATTTCCAGGAAGAGGTTCCGGCAGACCGGTTTAATATCTTTTATCAGGGAAAAGGAGGTCCTGGCAAACCGGATCAGCCCTATGGCAATCCTGAAACAGTACCTTCAGAAACCAAGTTTATCCTGATGCCCAGAATAGGCGTTTCATTCCCGATTGGCGAGAATACCGCCTTCAGAATCCAGTACGGACATTTTGCTTCAATGCCTATCTTTACGCAGGCGCTCTCACAAAGAACTGACCAGGGCTGGCTGGTGCGAGGCAATCCTAATCTTGACTTTAAGAAGAGCATCAATTTTGAGTTCGGTCTGCAGCAGATTCTTGACGATGCACAGCGCCTTGATGCAGTACTCTATTACAACGACCGTGTCAGCCAGATAGGCACACAGCGTTATGCATCATTCACGGGAAGTCTTGGACCGCAGGGAGGTGTAAGAGGATATACAACTGACGATATACCGCTCTATCCTTACACGACCTATGATAACAATGCATTTGGCGCTTCAGTAGGTGTTGAGTTTTCCATAGAAAAAATCAATGTTGAGAACTGGAGATATAAGGTAAGCTATTCCCTCTCACAGACCACCGACGGCAACTACGGCTCTGAATTTATTTACCCGGATAATACCCGTGCTGAGCAGAGAAACTTCACCGGTGAATTCCTCAGTTCAAGCGACCGGACGCATTCCCTTCGTGCTATTGTTCAGTATGTGCTCCGGAATGAAGAGGGGCTGCGTATGTTCGGATTTAAACCGTTCCAGAACTCGACATTCAGCCTTACCTATTCAGCACAGTCAGGTCTTCCTTTCACGTATATCACCACGTTCGATCTTTCAGATATACGGAATAACAGAAGATACCCGCTTGAATCGGTATTTGATTTCAGTTTTAACAAAGATATCTATTTTGGCGGAACCAGAATACTGCTTGGCATGAGAGTGATGAACCTTTTCAATAACAGATGGCTTACACCGCTTTCAGGAACTGACCTGAACTTCTGGGTAGAAAAAGGAATTACCATGGACAATCCGGCTGATAAATCGGAAATTGAACTTACGAGCTACCGGATTGCAGCATTTAAGACATATAAGAATATACCCCGTCAGGTATTCTTCTCATTAGGAATCGGGTTCTAA
- a CDS encoding PorV/PorQ family protein — protein MKNILSFILIILLTVPAVPQEFKKNATSGFTFLTIPVTARTAGLSEASIALSDNGSNSVFVNPAGLGFSETAHSLALSYSSYIADINHYAFSYAFNSDIGVIAVGMMQMDFGDMSRTVKSSGQKFFEETGKFGASGTAIFAGYSRRLTDKFAFGLAVKYVKESIDIYSADNFLLDGGVLYFTGLSSLRIAATINNFGTDSKYINDPFKMPSSIRLGAASEVYGSMESDLRVTLIAEAVHPNDGDERLNTGFEIGYNKMFFLRGGYKFFYDEETYSVGIGFNSDFSQTISADFSYADYGRLGGTLRFSLQYGL, from the coding sequence ATGAAAAACATACTCTCTTTTATACTTATTATACTTTTGACAGTACCTGCAGTTCCGCAGGAGTTCAAGAAAAACGCGACATCAGGATTTACCTTTCTCACTATACCGGTAACGGCAAGAACAGCGGGACTGAGCGAGGCATCCATAGCCCTCAGTGATAACGGAAGCAATTCGGTATTCGTTAATCCGGCAGGACTAGGATTCTCTGAAACTGCTCACTCCCTTGCGCTTTCCTATTCTTCATACATCGCGGATATTAACCATTACGCATTCAGCTACGCGTTTAACTCTGATATCGGTGTGATTGCCGTGGGTATGATGCAGATGGATTTCGGCGATATGTCCCGTACGGTAAAATCGTCAGGCCAGAAATTCTTTGAAGAAACCGGAAAGTTTGGTGCATCAGGCACGGCAATCTTTGCAGGTTATTCACGCCGGCTTACTGATAAGTTTGCTTTTGGCCTTGCGGTTAAATATGTCAAAGAGTCCATTGATATTTATTCAGCGGATAACTTCCTGCTTGACGGCGGTGTTCTCTATTTCACGGGACTTTCCAGTCTGAGAATAGCAGCCACAATCAACAACTTTGGTACAGATTCCAAATATATCAATGATCCCTTCAAAATGCCTTCTTCAATCAGACTTGGGGCAGCTTCTGAAGTATACGGCTCAATGGAGTCTGATCTGCGTGTAACTCTTATAGCCGAAGCAGTTCATCCGAATGACGGGGATGAACGCCTGAACACCGGATTTGAGATCGGATATAATAAAATGTTTTTCCTCCGGGGGGGATACAAGTTCTTCTATGATGAGGAAACTTATTCGGTGGGGATCGGGTTTAACTCTGATTTCTCTCAGACCATTTCGGCAGATTTTTCCTATGCTGATTACGGACGGCTTGGGGGCACTCTCCGCTTTTCATTGCAGTACGGATTGTGA